The following are encoded in a window of Methanococcus voltae genomic DNA:
- a CDS encoding radical SAM protein: MKIVLRNDICGKLEDIVKDLKITKHCIGCEGLDLNNKDPHHHPSIEITQKCNHNCIFCYSKLSKVKAGLYGNIDENSAITISQYGEPLTYPEKVKKAVEYVKSNNKRCDLQTNGSLLNKELIKELKELGLDMIMISLSSDSKNPEKHFELSQCDNYSTVVKNIKLCAENFHTIVRSIYIPKYNEEELINLAKEMDNIGVQEIMVHQLIVHKSNASEIEKITNIDEIGYVKDLLVLVNNMKKEAPNVNITIKGCLLVYLQDMDGFILNNIKTDCISEVPSIKREYTELNL; encoded by the coding sequence ATGAAAATAGTACTTAGAAATGACATTTGTGGAAAATTAGAAGACATAGTAAAGGACTTAAAAATAACTAAGCATTGTATAGGCTGTGAAGGTCTTGATTTAAATAATAAAGACCCCCATCACCACCCATCTATTGAAATAACTCAAAAATGCAATCATAACTGTATATTCTGTTATTCTAAACTTTCCAAAGTCAAAGCGGGTTTATACGGAAATATAGACGAAAATAGCGCAATTACAATAAGTCAATATGGTGAACCTTTAACATACCCTGAAAAAGTTAAAAAAGCTGTTGAATATGTAAAATCCAACAATAAAAGGTGCGATTTACAGACTAACGGTTCTTTGTTAAATAAAGAACTTATTAAAGAATTAAAAGAACTTGGGTTGGATATGATAATGATTAGCCTTAGTTCCGACTCTAAAAACCCGGAAAAACATTTCGAACTATCTCAATGTGATAATTACAGTACGGTAGTTAAAAATATAAAATTATGTGCGGAAAATTTCCATACAATCGTTAGGAGCATATACATACCAAAATATAACGAAGAAGAATTAATAAATCTTGCAAAAGAAATGGATAACATTGGTGTTCAGGAAATAATGGTTCATCAACTTATAGTTCATAAATCAAATGCTTCTGAAATTGAAAAAATAACAAATATCGATGAAATAGGATATGTTAAAGATTTACTAGTACTTGTAAATAATATGAAAAAAGAAGCTCCAAACGTAAATATTACCATTAAAGGCTGTTTATTAGTTTACTTGCAAGATATGGATGGTTTTATACTAAATAATATAAAAACAGATTGTATTTCTGAAGTGCCTTCCATAAAGCGAGAATATACGGAATTAAATTTATAA
- a CDS encoding bifunctional hydroxymethylpyrimidine kinase/phosphomethylpyrimidine kinase, with product MKNVLAIGGYDPTGGAGVIADAKTIKETGNNPLTIITSLVPQNNNKVYSKEEISKEILEEQFQAVFEDFNIKWVKTGVLSKHAIELILEYHKDYDFKIICDPIIKSTTGQLLTDKETLDLYVELFSKCYLITPNYEEFKFIKHFMYNKLKKEKYYDENLKELSVLVTGINDTLQKYSGTKIAIFNGKKINREVHGTGCVFASAIAGFSTRMPIISAIKNAKKLVLGSVIYAKKTRYGYNTNPIFINEKTIYKNLEYSLFLLNNIKYTLIPDVGSNIAECTILPKNRYDVCALSGRIIKDKHTGGYHRAGEFKFGASKILSDVILTANKYDPKIRSSMGVRFNEKLMEKLKDDGIFCIGHFDTKKLDNIRKVGFGIDNAFKSHLLDKYKQFMEKDHMHNLENSFRNAEENVDNLKIDEEDLKINKINKIKEEVDNISNILTKNLLDKSGHFLHNEKIINETLINSSEEINVEKNKLDVEIEDECTKISPEEYRKCNNCEYCKNEIIHNFIKFKEGYDFTLDMIYHKGGHQIEPTIWILGQNSIEIVKKLRILEKTYRKL from the coding sequence ATGAAAAATGTGCTTGCAATAGGGGGATATGACCCTACAGGTGGTGCTGGAGTAATTGCTGATGCTAAAACCATTAAAGAAACGGGCAATAATCCATTAACCATTATAACCTCACTTGTACCTCAAAATAATAATAAAGTATACTCTAAAGAAGAAATATCTAAGGAAATACTTGAAGAACAATTTCAAGCTGTTTTCGAAGATTTTAATATAAAATGGGTAAAAACAGGAGTATTATCAAAACATGCAATCGAGTTAATTTTAGAATACCATAAAGACTATGATTTCAAAATAATATGCGACCCCATAATAAAATCAACTACAGGTCAATTATTAACCGATAAAGAAACTTTGGATTTATACGTGGAGTTATTTAGTAAATGTTATCTAATAACTCCTAATTATGAAGAATTTAAATTTATAAAACATTTTATGTACAATAAATTAAAAAAAGAAAAATATTACGATGAAAATTTAAAAGAACTAAGTGTATTAGTTACTGGGATTAATGATACATTACAAAAGTATTCTGGAACTAAAATAGCTATATTTAACGGTAAAAAAATAAATAGGGAAGTTCACGGTACAGGTTGTGTTTTTGCCTCCGCCATTGCAGGTTTCTCCACTCGTATGCCCATAATCAGTGCTATTAAAAATGCAAAAAAATTGGTACTTGGCTCTGTAATTTACGCAAAAAAAACAAGATACGGATATAATACAAATCCCATATTTATTAACGAAAAAACGATATATAAAAATCTTGAATATTCCTTATTTTTGCTAAACAATATTAAATATACCCTAATTCCTGATGTAGGGTCAAATATTGCAGAATGCACAATATTACCAAAAAATAGGTATGATGTTTGTGCATTATCTGGTAGAATTATAAAAGATAAGCATACTGGAGGATATCATAGAGCAGGCGAATTTAAGTTCGGAGCATCTAAAATATTAAGCGATGTGATACTAACCGCCAATAAATATGACCCAAAAATAAGGTCTTCGATGGGCGTTAGATTCAATGAAAAACTTATGGAAAAACTTAAAGACGATGGAATATTTTGTATTGGTCATTTTGATACGAAAAAACTTGACAATATTAGAAAAGTTGGTTTTGGGATAGATAATGCATTTAAAAGTCATTTATTGGATAAATATAAGCAGTTTATGGAAAAAGACCATATGCATAACTTAGAAAATAGTTTTAGAAATGCTGAAGAAAACGTGGATAATTTAAAAATTGATGAAGAAGATTTAAAAATAAATAAAATAAATAAAATAAAAGAAGAAGTTGACAATATATCTAACATATTAACTAAAAATTTATTGGATAAATCAGGACATTTTTTACATAACGAAAAAATAATTAATGAAACATTGATTAACAGTTCTGAAGAGATTAATGTTGAAAAAAACAAACTGGATGTAGAAATTGAGGATGAATGCACTAAAATAAGCCCCGAAGAGTATCGAAAATGTAATAACTGTGAATACTGCAAAAATGAAATAATACACAATTTTATTAAATTTAAGGAAGGTTATGATTTCACATTAGATATGATATATCATAAAGGTGGTCATCAAATAGAGCCTACAATATGGATATTAGGTCAAAACTCCATAGAAATAGTTAAAAAATTAAGAATACTTGAAAAAACATACCGAAAATTGTAA
- a CDS encoding methionine adenosyltransferase: MSNIVVKKLERAPINETPIEIVERKGIGHPDSICDGIAESVSVALCKMYKEHLGVVLHHNTDQVELVGGYAYPKLGGGEMITPIYVLLSGRATMEVLNRETGEITKLPVNSTAVNAAREYLKKTIRNADLERDIIVDCRIGQGSVDLVEVFDRERNAIPHANDTSFGVGHAPLSITEKLVLETERLLNSDAMKSEVPAIGEDIKVMGLREDKKVILTIAMGAVDRYINSCDDYIKVKEIAKQKVEENAKKYAGDFEVEVCINTADDDKDCIFLTVTGTSAEMGDDGSVGRGNRANGLITPFRPMSMEATSGKNPINHIGKIYNILSNIIAEDVAKIEGVQECQIRILSQIGKPINEPKMLSIEIIPAEGFTVEGLNVEIEKVAQKWLDNVQSVTDSIIEGKVGTF, translated from the coding sequence ATGTCAAACATAGTTGTTAAAAAATTAGAAAGAGCTCCAATAAATGAAACCCCTATTGAAATTGTAGAAAGAAAAGGTATTGGCCACCCGGACAGTATTTGCGATGGTATTGCAGAAAGCGTTAGCGTTGCTTTGTGCAAAATGTACAAAGAACATTTAGGTGTAGTATTACACCACAACACAGACCAGGTTGAATTAGTTGGTGGGTACGCTTACCCTAAACTTGGTGGTGGAGAAATGATAACCCCTATCTACGTATTATTATCCGGTAGGGCTACAATGGAAGTATTAAACAGAGAAACTGGAGAAATTACTAAATTACCAGTGAATTCAACAGCAGTAAACGCTGCAAGAGAATATTTAAAGAAAACAATCAGAAACGCAGACTTAGAAAGAGATATAATCGTAGATTGTAGAATCGGGCAAGGTTCAGTTGATTTAGTAGAAGTATTTGACAGGGAAAGAAATGCAATACCTCACGCTAACGATACATCATTTGGTGTAGGGCACGCTCCATTGAGTATTACTGAAAAATTAGTACTCGAAACAGAACGATTATTAAATTCAGATGCTATGAAATCAGAAGTTCCTGCAATTGGAGAAGACATTAAAGTTATGGGATTAAGAGAAGATAAAAAGGTAATTTTGACAATTGCGATGGGTGCTGTAGATAGATACATTAATTCATGCGATGACTATATTAAAGTTAAAGAAATTGCAAAACAAAAAGTTGAAGAAAACGCTAAAAAATACGCTGGAGACTTTGAAGTTGAAGTATGTATAAACACAGCAGACGATGACAAAGATTGTATTTTCTTAACTGTTACAGGTACATCAGCAGAAATGGGTGATGATGGTTCAGTAGGTAGGGGAAACAGAGCAAACGGATTGATTACACCATTTAGACCTATGAGTATGGAAGCTACAAGCGGTAAAAACCCAATAAACCACATTGGTAAAATCTACAACATTTTATCAAACATTATTGCGGAAGATGTTGCTAAAATCGAAGGCGTTCAAGAATGCCAAATCAGAATATTAAGTCAGATTGGTAAACCAATCAACGAACCTAAAATGTTAAGCATTGAAATTATACCTGCAGAAGGCTTTACAGTTGAAGGTTTAAACGTTGAAATTGAAAAAGTAGCTCAGAAATGGCTTGATAATGTACAATCAGTTACCGATAGTATCATTGAAGGAAAAGTAGGTACATTCTAA
- a CDS encoding Era-like GTP-binding protein translates to MNNNIKKYKIAMMGPENSGKSSIINKIFGKSISEVSEVGGTTKKPVKKFWGKLKIGRLKQNPEFADITFADLGGLYSGEDKSVVMVGNVLEKTFEEIDSSDMIIHVIDAKEGLFKSFEKLHHLLKYRYQKPIIVIVNKCDLLTPSERNSLNEAIEERLNNKVYFTSAMSYEGINELINVIITILKR, encoded by the coding sequence ATGAATAACAATATTAAAAAGTATAAAATAGCAATGATGGGACCGGAAAATTCGGGAAAGTCATCTATTATCAATAAAATATTTGGAAAAAGTATTTCAGAAGTTTCTGAAGTGGGCGGTACTACAAAAAAACCTGTTAAAAAATTTTGGGGAAAGTTAAAAATAGGTAGATTAAAACAGAATCCAGAATTTGCAGATATAACCTTTGCTGATTTGGGGGGATTATACTCTGGCGAAGATAAGTCTGTTGTAATGGTCGGTAATGTTTTAGAAAAAACTTTTGAAGAGATAGATAGCTCAGATATGATTATACACGTCATTGATGCGAAAGAAGGTCTTTTTAAAAGCTTTGAAAAATTACACCATTTGCTAAAATATAGGTACCAAAAACCCATAATCGTTATTGTAAATAAATGTGATTTATTAACCCCTTCTGAAAGAAACTCCTTAAATGAAGCTATTGAGGAAAGACTTAATAATAAAGTTTATTTCACATCTGCAATGTCATATGAAGGTATTAATGAACTAATAAACGTGATAATAACCATACTGAAGAGATAG
- the sepF gene encoding cell division protein SepF: protein MFKKIKKMISSTETLKPSSPVPIEEYIELPVKTYEGNELVKIKVCELEDFKDSTEISVLVEAGYLVIANTIDLERDIDDDYAKVLTDLKNKLKNNGKIVRLCETKIMAVPSNTIIEKIVKEKKD, encoded by the coding sequence ATGTTTAAAAAAATAAAAAAAATGATATCATCAACAGAAACCTTAAAACCAAGTAGTCCTGTACCAATTGAGGAATATATCGAATTACCAGTTAAAACGTATGAAGGAAACGAGTTAGTAAAAATAAAAGTTTGTGAACTCGAAGATTTTAAAGATTCCACGGAAATTTCAGTTTTAGTAGAAGCTGGTTATTTGGTAATTGCAAACACTATCGACCTTGAAAGAGATATTGATGATGATTACGCTAAAGTACTTACTGATTTAAAAAATAAATTAAAAAATAATGGTAAAATAGTAAGACTTTGCGAAACTAAGATTATGGCAGTTCCGTCAAATACGATAATTGAAAAAATCGTAAAAGAGAAAAAAGATTAA
- a CDS encoding CDP-2,3-bis-(O-geranylgeranyl)-sn-glycerol synthase encodes MDYYIFLLLSSVWYIIPAYIANATACVFGGGTPIDGGKKFIDGHRLIGNGVTIKGTLSGILCGVVASIIQYFIGNYFNSSWMILDFGLLQYIVLGLFLSTGALFGDLFGSFVKRRVNISQGGSAPLWDQLTFIVFALIFGYLYLPVSYDMAILLIILSPIIHLLSNIIAYKLGIKKVWW; translated from the coding sequence ATGGACTACTATATATTTTTATTATTGAGCTCGGTATGGTATATAATACCTGCTTATATCGCAAATGCTACAGCCTGTGTTTTTGGAGGGGGAACTCCAATAGATGGGGGCAAAAAGTTCATTGACGGTCATCGATTAATTGGGAATGGCGTCACAATAAAAGGAACACTCTCAGGAATACTTTGCGGAGTTGTAGCTTCAATAATCCAGTATTTTATTGGTAATTATTTTAACTCTAGCTGGATGATATTAGATTTCGGATTATTACAATATATTGTATTAGGTCTCTTTTTATCCACGGGCGCTTTATTTGGCGATTTATTTGGAAGCTTTGTGAAAAGGAGAGTTAATATATCACAGGGCGGTTCTGCACCTTTATGGGACCAATTAACATTTATAGTATTTGCCCTAATATTTGGTTATTTATATTTGCCTGTTTCTTATGATATGGCAATACTATTGATTATACTCTCACCAATTATTCATTTATTATCAAATATTATTGCGTATAAATTAGGAATTAAAAAAGTATGGTGGTAA
- a CDS encoding homoserine dehydrogenase, producing MCEKSLSKNNDFNELKVILVGLGVIGKGVLKVINTKNNDLFKNYGFKISVVAACDSSGATVNENGINPLSIIKTKEETGKIVNHEFGVQKSILEVIETLDADVVIEVTPTNIETGEPAKSYTLKAFETKKHVVSANKGALAVAFAELMNSAEKNNVMFRYEASVGGAMPVINLARESLAGNSIKNIKGILNGTTNYILTKMEKEGLDFNTVLKEAQELGIAETNPHQDVSGLDTAAKMVILANTLLGKNYTIKDVKLEGITKITPEALKMANKSGTTIKLIGEVSNKKLEVCPKLVPIDHPMNVKGSLNVAMFDTDLAKDVVVVGRGAGDIETSSAILSDLIYIGNSKRCNN from the coding sequence ATGTGTGAAAAGAGTCTTAGTAAAAATAACGACTTTAACGAACTTAAAGTAATTTTAGTTGGCTTGGGAGTTATTGGAAAAGGTGTTTTAAAGGTAATAAATACCAAAAACAATGACTTATTTAAAAATTATGGATTTAAGATAAGTGTTGTTGCTGCTTGTGATAGTAGTGGTGCTACAGTAAACGAAAATGGTATTAACCCCCTTTCAATAATAAAAACCAAAGAAGAAACTGGAAAAATAGTTAATCACGAATTTGGCGTTCAAAAAAGCATACTTGAAGTAATTGAAACACTAGATGCCGATGTTGTAATTGAAGTAACCCCTACAAACATAGAAACCGGAGAACCTGCAAAATCATACACTTTGAAAGCTTTTGAAACTAAAAAACACGTTGTTTCTGCTAATAAAGGTGCTTTAGCAGTAGCATTTGCTGAATTAATGAATAGTGCTGAAAAAAACAATGTAATGTTTAGATATGAGGCTTCCGTAGGTGGTGCCATGCCAGTTATTAATTTAGCAAGAGAAAGTCTTGCAGGCAATAGTATTAAAAACATTAAGGGAATATTAAATGGTACAACTAACTATATATTGACCAAAATGGAAAAAGAAGGATTAGACTTTAATACTGTTTTAAAAGAAGCTCAAGAGTTAGGTATTGCAGAAACAAATCCTCATCAAGATGTAAGTGGATTGGATACTGCGGCTAAAATGGTTATCCTTGCAAATACACTTTTAGGTAAAAATTACACTATAAAAGACGTAAAACTTGAGGGTATTACAAAAATTACACCTGAAGCTCTTAAAATGGCTAACAAAAGTGGTACAACCATAAAATTAATTGGCGAAGTTTCAAATAAAAAATTAGAAGTTTGCCCTAAGTTAGTACCAATTGACCACCCCATGAACGTTAAAGGTTCATTAAACGTTGCTATGTTCGATACAGATTTAGCAAAAGATGTTGTAGTCGTAGGTCGAGGTGCCGGGGATATAGAAACCTCTTCTGCAATATTAAGTGATTTAATATATATCGGCAATTCAAAAAGATGTAATAATTAA
- a CDS encoding isopentenyl phosphate kinase yields the protein MLIVLKLGGSILCDKNIPYSVKWDNLSTICKEIKQFFDEKQLHSKGSEKPKLIIIHGGGSFGHPVAKKHIIKDENGNSKFINMETGYWEIQKAMRKFNDIIISELQNYGISAVSIQPSSFIMFKKEGLHFDLEVVKRMLEKDLVPVIHGDIVLDELNEYKIFSGDHALPYLSIELKPDLSLHASDVNGVWDENKHIIELISSNNIENVKKALSSSSKEDVTGGMYLKVMECFNSGVKSIIFNGNTAGNIYKAMSNNVDGTIIEK from the coding sequence ATGTTAATCGTGTTAAAACTTGGCGGTAGTATTTTGTGTGATAAAAATATCCCTTATTCTGTAAAATGGGATAATTTATCAACAATATGTAAAGAAATAAAACAGTTTTTTGATGAAAAACAATTGCATTCAAAAGGCTCTGAAAAGCCAAAATTGATTATAATACATGGTGGTGGTTCATTTGGGCACCCTGTTGCAAAAAAACATATTATAAAAGACGAAAACGGTAATTCTAAGTTTATAAATATGGAAACAGGCTATTGGGAAATTCAAAAGGCAATGCGTAAGTTTAATGATATTATAATTTCTGAATTGCAAAATTATGGCATATCTGCTGTTTCAATTCAACCATCATCATTTATAATGTTTAAAAAAGAAGGTTTACATTTTGATTTAGAAGTAGTTAAAAGAATGCTCGAAAAAGACCTCGTACCTGTAATACACGGAGATATCGTTTTAGATGAATTAAATGAATATAAAATATTTTCTGGAGACCACGCACTACCCTATTTGTCAATTGAGCTTAAACCTGATTTAAGTTTACATGCTTCCGATGTAAATGGTGTTTGGGATGAGAATAAACATATAATAGAACTTATTTCAAGTAATAATATAGAAAATGTAAAAAAAGCTTTATCTTCATCTTCAAAAGAGGATGTGACGGGTGGGATGTACTTAAAAGTAATGGAATGTTTTAATTCGGGTGTTAAATCCATTATTTTTAATGGAAATACTGCTGGAAATATTTACAAAGCGATGAGTAATAACGTAGATGGAACTATAATCGAAAAATAA
- a CDS encoding methanogenesis marker 8 protein has translation MKTNDIHIMEALGNAKITVINGKVISISKPEIKTCPLFLKHRNIVELNEETIKKNIEFRIQSFGLFTKDRVIEEKEQFVSFGTSEIFMTALGKKMLDAVVIVSDCTGTLITPNPYLVQGLCGRISGIVQTTPIKEVIERVNIANPNGAILDEKTAEIDQVKGVLKAIEMGFKKIGVSVAYPEQLNELRQIEKDYNLKHNDKEPVKICIFGVHTTGVDFYKYKDEIPEYDLIASCASKSLYNLLKNDEDLKKVLKVQAGKSVPIYALSNWGRDLLLERFKELNKPIYIITNENLPEIKEMPQ, from the coding sequence ATGAAAACTAATGATATACATATTATGGAAGCTTTAGGAAATGCAAAAATCACCGTAATAAATGGAAAGGTCATATCTATTAGTAAACCAGAAATAAAAACTTGCCCTCTGTTTTTAAAACATAGAAATATAGTAGAATTGAATGAAGAAACAATTAAGAAAAATATTGAATTTAGGATACAAAGCTTTGGTTTATTTACAAAAGACCGAGTAATTGAAGAAAAAGAGCAATTTGTTAGTTTTGGAACTTCTGAAATATTTATGACTGCGCTGGGTAAAAAAATGTTAGACGCGGTGGTAATCGTTAGTGATTGTACGGGGACCTTAATAACTCCAAATCCTTATTTAGTTCAAGGTTTATGTGGCAGAATATCTGGAATTGTACAAACTACTCCTATAAAAGAAGTAATCGAAAGGGTAAATATTGCAAATCCAAATGGTGCTATTTTGGATGAAAAAACTGCAGAAATTGACCAGGTAAAAGGTGTTTTAAAGGCAATTGAAATGGGTTTTAAGAAAATTGGCGTTTCAGTGGCATATCCTGAACAATTAAATGAACTAAGGCAAATAGAAAAAGACTATAATTTAAAGCATAATGATAAAGAACCTGTAAAAATATGTATTTTTGGAGTACATACTACAGGAGTAGATTTCTATAAGTATAAAGATGAAATTCCAGAATATGACTTAATTGCAAGTTGTGCATCAAAGAGTCTTTATAATTTATTGAAAAATGATGAAGATTTGAAAAAAGTTTTAAAAGTACAGGCTGGAAAAAGCGTACCTATTTATGCACTATCTAATTGGGGAAGGGATTTGTTGTTAGAACGTTTTAAAGAGTTAAATAAACCAATATATATAATTACTAACGAAAATTTACCCGAAATTAAAGAAATGCCTCAATAA
- a CDS encoding 4Fe-4S binding protein — protein sequence MSDPKVGVFVCYCGSNINGAVDCEAVKDFVSKLDGVVVADTYPFMCADPGQNLIKDAIKEHGLDRIVVAACTPKIHEPTFRACLSEAGISPYYLEFVNIREHDAFVHMNDVKAATDKAKELIAAGIARAKRLEDVPQKVVDVDKSCMVIGAGIAGIQSALDLADQGFKVYLVDKDESIGGRMAQLAKTFPTDDCAMUILAPKMVSVANHPNVELLTYTEVKDIDGYIGNFNVKLEKKARYIDEITCTGCGACAAVCPIEIPNEFDLGLGTRKAIYVPFPQAVPLVYTIDMEHCINCELCSKVCAAKAVRYDQKPEEVEIKVGTIITATGYDEFDATQKEEYGYGVYDNVITTLEIERMINPAGPTGGHEIRPSDGKHPHRTVFVQCVGSRDEKVGNPYCSRVCCMFALKNAQLMKMHDPNAEVYICYMDIRAFGKGYEEYYKRAQEQFGVRFIRGRPATVIEDPETKNLTVRVEDTLLGEILEIDADLVVLSAGLVGKKETKDLAKMMGVDVGPEGFFKESHPKLAPVNTKVDGIAIAGVAQGPKDIPDTVAQAKGAASAVAIPMSQGSFKIEMIRATVDEDVCGGCKVCAIMCPYNAITYEEKEGHLVAITDDVACKGCGACAGACPSGAMQLRYYRDSQILDSIDGMLDAAKMINNE from the coding sequence ATGAGTGACCCCAAAGTGGGGGTTTTCGTTTGTTACTGTGGTTCTAATATCAACGGTGCAGTGGATTGTGAAGCAGTTAAGGACTTTGTTTCTAAACTCGATGGAGTTGTAGTTGCTGACACCTACCCTTTCATGTGTGCTGACCCTGGTCAAAATCTTATTAAAGATGCTATTAAAGAGCACGGGTTGGACAGAATTGTGGTAGCAGCATGTACTCCTAAAATCCACGAACCTACGTTTAGAGCTTGTTTATCAGAAGCAGGCATATCCCCATATTATTTAGAGTTTGTGAACATAAGAGAGCACGATGCTTTCGTTCATATGAATGACGTAAAAGCTGCAACAGATAAAGCTAAAGAATTAATTGCAGCAGGTATTGCGAGAGCTAAAAGACTTGAGGACGTACCTCAAAAAGTTGTGGATGTAGACAAGAGCTGTATGGTAATAGGTGCAGGTATTGCAGGTATCCAATCTGCATTGGACCTTGCTGACCAAGGCTTTAAAGTATATCTTGTAGACAAAGACGAGTCAATCGGCGGAAGAATGGCACAATTAGCTAAAACTTTCCCAACCGATGACTGCGCAATGTGAATTCTCGCACCGAAAATGGTTTCGGTGGCTAACCACCCTAACGTGGAATTATTGACTTACACAGAAGTTAAAGATATTGATGGATACATTGGTAACTTCAATGTAAAACTTGAGAAAAAAGCAAGATACATTGACGAAATTACCTGTACCGGTTGCGGTGCTTGTGCTGCAGTATGTCCTATAGAGATACCTAACGAATTTGATTTAGGTTTAGGTACCAGAAAAGCGATATACGTACCATTCCCACAAGCTGTACCTTTAGTATATACAATTGACATGGAACACTGTATTAACTGTGAACTTTGTTCAAAAGTATGTGCTGCAAAAGCTGTAAGATATGACCAAAAACCTGAAGAAGTAGAAATTAAGGTTGGTACAATTATCACAGCTACAGGGTACGATGAATTTGATGCTACACAAAAAGAAGAATACGGTTATGGAGTTTATGACAACGTTATCACAACCTTAGAAATTGAAAGGATGATAAACCCAGCTGGTCCTACCGGCGGTCATGAAATCAGACCAAGTGATGGTAAACACCCTCACAGAACTGTATTTGTTCAGTGTGTTGGTTCAAGAGACGAGAAAGTGGGCAACCCATACTGTTCAAGAGTATGCTGTATGTTCGCACTCAAAAACGCTCAATTAATGAAAATGCACGACCCTAATGCAGAAGTGTACATTTGCTACATGGATATAAGAGCATTTGGTAAAGGCTATGAAGAATACTATAAAAGAGCACAAGAACAGTTCGGTGTTAGATTCATTAGAGGAAGACCTGCAACTGTTATTGAAGACCCTGAAACTAAAAACTTAACCGTTAGAGTTGAAGATACGTTATTAGGCGAAATCTTAGAGATTGACGCTGACTTAGTTGTATTATCAGCTGGTTTAGTAGGTAAAAAGGAAACAAAAGACTTAGCTAAAATGATGGGCGTTGATGTAGGACCTGAAGGGTTCTTTAAAGAATCACACCCTAAGTTAGCTCCAGTTAACACAAAAGTTGACGGTATCGCAATTGCCGGAGTTGCACAAGGACCTAAGGATATTCCTGACACAGTAGCACAAGCAAAAGGTGCTGCAAGTGCTGTGGCTATCCCGATGTCACAAGGTAGCTTCAAAATTGAAATGATTAGAGCAACTGTTGACGAAGATGTATGTGGTGGATGTAAAGTATGTGCAATAATGTGCCCATATAATGCAATTACATACGAGGAAAAAGAAGGTCATTTAGTGGCTATAACAGACGATGTTGCATGTAAAGGTTGTGGAGCATGTGCAGGTGCATGTCCAAGTGGTGCTATGCAGTTAAGATACTACAGAGACTCACAAATCTTAGATTCAATTGACGGAATGTTAGATGCAGCTAAAATGATTAATAACGAATAA
- the vhuD gene encoding F420-non-reducing hydrogenase iron-sulfur subunit VhuD — protein MAEPIIMAFICYQUGYGAADLAGTSRMQYPASVRPIRVPCTGKFDITYALRAFQKGADAVFVAGUKPNECAFETGNFRAEERVKMTKQILDEMGIGGERIEMFFMSGADAGKFTEAVKEMTDRAKKLGPNPLK, from the coding sequence ATGGCCGAACCTATAATTATGGCATTCATTTGCTATCAATGAGGTTATGGTGCTGCTGATTTAGCAGGTACCAGTAGGATGCAATACCCAGCAAGCGTTAGACCTATAAGAGTTCCATGTACAGGTAAATTCGATATTACCTACGCATTGAGAGCATTCCAAAAAGGTGCTGATGCAGTATTTGTTGCAGGTTGAAAACCTAACGAGTGTGCATTCGAAACAGGTAACTTCAGAGCGGAAGAAAGGGTTAAAATGACCAAGCAAATTCTCGATGAAATGGGAATCGGTGGAGAAAGAATCGAAATGTTCTTCATGAGTGGAGCAGACGCAGGAAAATTCACCGAAGCTGTCAAAGAAATGACTGACAGAGCTAAAAAATTAGGTCCAAACCCATTAAAATAA